Proteins co-encoded in one Capnocytophaga ochracea DSM 7271 genomic window:
- a CDS encoding transketolase yields the protein MNIQQLTDLTTQVRRDILRMVHNVNSGHPGGSLGCAEFLVCLYNEVMDIKLPFSMEGKNEDLFFLSNGHISPVFYSVLARRGFFPISELNTFRLLNSRLQGHPTPHEGLEGVRVASGSLGQGLSVAIGVALAKKLNGDNHLVYTLHGDGELQEGQIWEAAMYAGGKGVDNLIATVDYNHKQIDGPTDKVMPLGNLRAKWEAFGWQVIDIEKGNDIASILKGLADAKALTGKGKPVCILLHTEMGNGVDFMMGTHAWHGKAPNDEQLAKGLAQNPETLGDY from the coding sequence ATGAATATCCAACAACTTACCGACCTTACTACGCAGGTGCGTAGAGATATCCTCAGAATGGTTCACAATGTAAATTCAGGTCACCCAGGGGGCTCTTTGGGTTGCGCTGAATTCCTTGTATGCCTCTACAACGAGGTAATGGATATCAAACTACCTTTCTCTATGGAAGGTAAAAACGAGGACTTATTCTTCCTCTCTAACGGACATATATCGCCAGTGTTTTACAGTGTATTAGCACGACGTGGGTTCTTTCCAATAAGTGAACTGAACACTTTCCGCTTGCTCAATTCTCGCTTACAAGGACACCCTACACCTCACGAAGGGTTGGAAGGTGTGCGCGTGGCTTCGGGTTCATTGGGACAAGGGCTTTCAGTAGCGATTGGGGTGGCTTTGGCTAAAAAACTCAACGGCGATAACCACTTGGTATATACCCTCCACGGCGATGGTGAACTGCAAGAAGGGCAAATATGGGAAGCGGCAATGTACGCCGGGGGTAAAGGAGTGGACAACCTCATCGCTACTGTCGATTACAACCACAAACAGATTGATGGACCTACTGATAAAGTAATGCCTTTGGGCAACCTTCGCGCTAAATGGGAAGCCTTTGGTTGGCAAGTAATCGATATTGAAAAGGGTAACGATATCGCCTCTATCTTAAAAGGATTGGCAGATGCAAAAGCTTTAACCGGCAAAGGCAAACCCGTGTGTATCTTACTCCATACCGAAATGGGTAATGGGGTAGACTTTATGATGGGCACTCACGCTTGGCACGGCAAGGCTCCTAACGACGAGCAATTAGCCAAAGGCTTAGCACAGAATCCTGAAACTTTAGGAGACTACTAA
- a CDS encoding SDR family NAD(P)-dependent oxidoreductase, with amino-acid sequence MNVFIIGGTSGIGLALASYYHLQGNRVGVCGRDLQKLTDESRFEKYQADVTNIVQLQNVIQQFVGERALSLLINCAGSYAEDVANEISYEEAVAMLQTNIMGAVNCLEVGRKAMCHTGGQIVLLASISGILDYPESSLYTKTKRSVIQIADAYRRALRRYGIAITTIAPGYVNTQKLRDLNHNDLSKKPFLVIEAQAVREITQAITEKKALLLFPKQMKWLMRFLSYMPSFLLSKIMYKKAHYMKK; translated from the coding sequence ATGAATGTATTTATCATAGGAGGCACCTCAGGCATAGGGTTAGCATTGGCGAGCTATTATCACCTACAAGGCAATCGCGTAGGCGTATGTGGAAGAGATTTGCAAAAGCTCACTGATGAATCGCGTTTTGAGAAGTACCAAGCCGATGTAACCAATATAGTGCAATTACAAAACGTTATACAGCAATTCGTAGGTGAGAGGGCTTTGTCGTTGCTCATCAATTGTGCAGGTAGTTATGCTGAAGATGTAGCAAATGAGATTAGCTATGAAGAGGCTGTGGCAATGCTTCAAACCAATATTATGGGAGCTGTGAACTGCTTAGAAGTTGGACGAAAAGCAATGTGCCACACAGGCGGACAAATAGTCTTACTTGCTTCTATTTCAGGTATTTTAGACTACCCCGAGTCAAGCCTATACACCAAGACCAAGCGTAGTGTGATACAAATAGCCGATGCTTATCGCCGTGCTTTACGTCGGTATGGAATCGCAATTACTACCATTGCTCCAGGCTATGTAAATACCCAAAAACTACGCGACCTCAACCACAACGACCTCTCTAAGAAACCTTTTCTTGTAATCGAAGCCCAAGCTGTGAGGGAAATCACGCAAGCTATTACTGAAAAGAAAGCATTGCTTTTATTCCCAAAACAAATGAAATGGTTAATGCGTTTCCTCTCATATATGCCCTCTTTCCTGCTTTCAAAGATAATGTATAAGAAAGCTCATTATATGAAGAAATAA
- a CDS encoding patatin-like phospholipase family protein, whose amino-acid sequence MVLSMGTVKTFHRSLVFSGGGTRFALYGGMYNALDDLGKTPSLLIASCGGAFATLIINAFPAHTARKAYLQSEEFYNFIKSLSLTPYSQLYRIGFLALKKQYDKRQAPYIEDVYHRYLVTMAQDLSNLLPSVSKVHFSSTLPTIIVGSKMLFTPDECGKRRGARKLYQKVLFTDTQTARHINLQTIQISSDNYLQSAVAKDILLKTEIPMLTAARISVSDMFYVAPVNIADDVFAGGAIDLLPIELANALSQEVIREEKQPYSSTEEALVRAVLGFSGNERLAEVAQYPAQLIDTRDATMVLKGFYSEKYINWKRCAVGIHFPKNYAHYREQIEKQWNYGYQTTINAFKQ is encoded by the coding sequence ATGGTTCTTTCTATGGGTACAGTGAAAACATTCCATCGCTCCTTAGTCTTCTCAGGAGGAGGTACACGTTTTGCCCTTTATGGCGGTATGTACAATGCTTTAGATGATTTAGGCAAAACTCCTTCGCTACTGATAGCCTCTTGTGGAGGTGCTTTTGCAACTCTAATCATCAACGCTTTTCCTGCACATACTGCTCGCAAAGCCTACCTGCAATCCGAAGAATTTTATAACTTCATCAAGAGCCTTTCTCTCACCCCTTATAGTCAATTATACCGTATAGGCTTTTTAGCTCTAAAAAAACAATACGACAAGAGGCAAGCTCCTTATATTGAAGATGTGTATCATCGCTATTTGGTAACAATGGCACAAGACCTTTCTAACCTATTGCCAAGTGTCTCGAAAGTGCACTTCTCCTCTACCCTACCTACTATTATTGTCGGTTCTAAAATGTTATTCACTCCTGATGAATGTGGCAAACGGAGAGGGGCTCGTAAGCTTTACCAAAAAGTACTCTTTACCGATACACAAACTGCAAGACATATAAATCTGCAAACCATTCAAATCTCTTCTGATAACTATTTACAATCCGCAGTTGCTAAAGATATTCTCCTTAAAACAGAGATACCAATGCTCACAGCTGCTCGCATTTCAGTTTCTGATATGTTCTACGTAGCTCCGGTAAATATAGCAGATGATGTATTTGCAGGAGGCGCAATAGATTTACTACCTATAGAATTAGCAAATGCTCTTTCGCAAGAAGTGATAAGAGAGGAAAAACAGCCTTATAGTTCTACTGAAGAAGCGTTAGTGCGTGCAGTTTTAGGTTTTAGTGGCAACGAGCGTTTAGCCGAAGTAGCACAATATCCCGCTCAACTCATCGATACCCGCGATGCTACTATGGTCTTAAAAGGATTTTACTCAGAGAAGTATATCAACTGGAAGCGATGTGCGGTAGGTATTCACTTTCCAAAAAACTACGCTCACTATCGTGAACAAATAGAAAAACAATGGAACTACGGTTATCAAACTACAATAAACGCTTTTAAACAATGA
- a CDS encoding phosphatidate cytidylyltransferase, which translates to MPNTNSHSKFADVPLRIRSWVFIIAVFAGAVYNKLTMRIFICWVSFQCLKELGRLFSFNTRYLPIVIAILQGVLLFCFPHYQIYLLGAIVLLIISVLGTFFVVKNEAPYIALSLGIVLFAYPHLFFLLSVPNGLLWVIFLVVSTELNDVFQYLSGKCLGKRKILPEVSPNKTIAGCVGGILLTPLVSVCLAYVLGLQASLHTWLLLGVIISFFGFWGDVCISFLKRKAGVKDTGNLIPGHGGLLDRMDSLLFNSIWFFLWVQ; encoded by the coding sequence ATGCCCAACACTAATAGCCATAGTAAGTTTGCCGATGTACCTCTTCGCATTAGGAGTTGGGTATTCATTATTGCTGTTTTCGCAGGAGCTGTATATAATAAACTTACGATGCGTATTTTTATATGTTGGGTGAGTTTTCAATGTTTAAAGGAGTTAGGACGGCTCTTTTCTTTCAATACCCGTTATTTACCTATTGTTATCGCTATACTACAAGGCGTTTTACTTTTCTGTTTTCCTCATTATCAAATTTATTTATTAGGGGCTATAGTTCTGCTCATTATTTCAGTTTTAGGAACTTTCTTTGTAGTCAAAAACGAAGCACCTTATATAGCCCTCTCTTTGGGTATCGTTCTATTTGCTTATCCTCATTTGTTTTTTTTACTTTCAGTACCTAACGGCTTACTATGGGTTATCTTTTTAGTTGTTTCCACCGAACTGAACGACGTGTTTCAATACTTATCAGGTAAATGCCTTGGCAAACGGAAAATACTGCCCGAGGTGAGTCCAAATAAAACTATAGCAGGTTGCGTAGGAGGAATTTTACTCACACCTTTAGTAAGCGTGTGTTTGGCATATGTGCTCGGTTTACAAGCGTCCCTTCACACGTGGTTGCTCTTAGGAGTAATTATTAGCTTTTTCGGCTTTTGGGGTGATGTATGTATTTCCTTTCTCAAACGCAAAGCAGGCGTAAAGGATACTGGCAACCTTATTCCTGGTCACGGCGGACTTTTAGACCGTATGGATAGCCTTTTGTTTAACAGTATATGGTTCTTTCTATGGGTACAGTGA
- a CDS encoding CDP-alcohol phosphatidyltransferase family protein: MISVYKLKPKFQQLLHPILLFLHRKKVTANQITIVAILFSLIIGVLFWQASECRYFFLALPIGLLLRMILNALDGMMAREFQQTTSLGEILNELGDVISDVFIFFPLLKYHPESLYLVVIFIVFSVLNEFAGVMGKVLGGERRYEGPMGKSDRALLIGIYGLLAFLGVSITSYSAIIFGIIIALLSLSTFIRLKKGLYAQH, encoded by the coding sequence ATGATTTCCGTTTACAAACTAAAACCTAAATTTCAGCAGTTGCTACACCCTATCTTGCTGTTCTTGCATCGTAAGAAAGTAACTGCAAACCAAATAACGATAGTTGCTATTTTGTTTTCTTTAATAATTGGAGTGCTCTTTTGGCAAGCCTCTGAATGTCGTTACTTCTTCTTAGCCTTACCTATAGGCTTACTCTTGCGTATGATTCTCAATGCACTCGACGGAATGATGGCTCGCGAGTTCCAGCAAACCACTTCTTTAGGTGAAATCCTCAACGAATTGGGTGATGTGATTTCCGATGTGTTCATCTTCTTCCCTTTGCTGAAATATCACCCCGAAAGCCTTTATTTAGTAGTTATTTTTATTGTGTTCAGCGTTCTCAATGAATTTGCCGGCGTAATGGGCAAAGTGTTAGGCGGTGAAAGACGCTATGAAGGACCTATGGGTAAAAGCGACCGTGCCTTACTAATAGGCATTTACGGACTTTTAGCTTTCTTGGGCGTTTCTATCACTTCTTACTCAGCGATTATCTTCGGGATTATAATTGCTTTACTGTCCCTCAGCACCTTTATTCGTCTCAAAAAAGGACTTTATGCCCAACACTAA